From the genome of Cytophagales bacterium WSM2-2:
TGAAATCTCCGCTGTTTTTGATAAAAATAGATCATCGAGGCAGCTATTAGCACGGTTCCACAGATAGAAATTGCATAAGCACTCCGGATAAAAAAATTAAGCCAACTGATTTTCAGAGGGCTGAATTCCTTGATAAATAGAACCCCTACGCTTCCCAGGTAGCCAAAAGCATCACACACATACATCACAAACCCGACAGTGCCTGCAATTTTAAAACTTGCCAGCAGCCGGTCGAACAAGATGCTGTTGAAAGGAACGTATCCAAAGTAAAGGCCCAGACCTGAAAGGATCATCCATTGTAAAGGAGTGATGTGGTTTTGCTCGAAGAGAAAAGTAGAACCTCCAATCAGAAGCAGCCCGGCGATAATGAGTGTGAGATTCGTCAACAATGCTGCTTCATTATTTTTTATAAGGATCATGCTTCCCATGACGATGAGCACTGCAAGCGAAATCGGTATTTCAGTTTGAGTAAATATTTCAGGTGAATTACCATAGCCGAGTGATTTCCAAAGTTCTGCCGAGAAGTTGTCCCGGAAATCGCGAAAGGCTGTAAGCAGCATGTACGATAAAACGAAAAGGATAATTCCTGGTGCAAATTCATACAAGAATTTTTTCCGTTCAGGTCCGGACATTGGCTGTCGTTTCGTGCGTAGTTTTTCATCCAATGACGAGGGTGGAGGTACTTGCTCCAGCAACCAGAGAAATGCAAGGAGTGGCAGTGTGAAAAGACAGCTTGTTACAAAAGGCATCCAGTATTCAGAGGCGCCCCAGTCGCGCATGATCAACCCGCCAACCGATTTGGCAAAACCCGCAGAGAAAATAAAACTCACTGACAGGCCTGCCCCGAGAATTTCAGTTGTTCTCCTTCCTTCGAGGTGATGGAAGATCATTCCCCAAATCATTCCCAACGGCATTCCATTGGTAAACAGGAAAAGAATATTGAGGGGTGCTGGAGTGACAGCGAATAAAAACCACGATATCCCGGCAATGGCTATCAGTATTTTAATTCCCTGCGAACGATTCTCTGCTTTGAGTTCGGAGATGATCTTAATGCCCGCAAATTTTGACAGCGCATAACCAGCTACCTGGGCACAGACAAGCCAAACTTTGTAACTCACGTTCAGAAAATATAAATCATCAAATGTGGCTACTGAAAAAGCTTTGCGAAATCCGTATACACAACTATAAAGGCAGAACGCAGTTATGGCGGTGTAGAGGCTGAACCAAAACGGATGAGCATTCTCCAGCCAGGATGTGATCGGACTTGACTTTCTCACAGGTGCAGTATTTTCTGAATGCTCGCTTCTGCATACCCTGCCGATGATGTCATCCCCTTTCCGCCAATAGCGGTACGGATATGCACTTTATCCTCGATGTCTATCTCAATGATGTCTTTTTCATTGTGCTGTGGATAGTAGCCTGCCCATGAAGAAGAGAGTTGCTTCAAGTCAAAAGAGACGATGCGCTCGGCTTCCGTCAGAATAAGTTGATTGATGTAATCATTGATTTCGAAATTCAAATCTTCCACTTGCATTGCGGGAGCATATTCGTGGGAGTCGCCTATGATCACTGACCCGTCAGTTGCTTGCTTGAATAGAATATGAACTCCCCACTTTTTCAGTTCTTTGAGGTGGTCGGGCGTTTTTAAAGATTCAAAGGAGGGACAGTCATGGAAAGATTCGTACCTGCGTATTGTGAGGCCGGTCAGAATGTTTCCGGGAAGAGACACCGTCTTCAATGGAACTGTTTTCATCATCTGCAGCTTGCTTACGACAATTCCGCTCTGAGAGAAAAGCTGTGGGAACAAGAGCTTGAATTCGGCTCCATTACATATGATCACTTTGTCTGCATAGAATTTTTCAGTTCCTGTTGTGATCAACTCAACCTTCTCATTTGTGTAGTCACAAGAAACTACGGTCATTTTTGGGTAATAGTGGAGCAATTCAAATTTCTCCTGTAGAAAACGAATCAGTCTATGAATCATCAGTTCAGGTTCAGCGCTCAATTCTGCAGGAAAGAAAAGACCTTCCTTGCAGTAAGCTGAATTGAGTGTGGGCCATTTATCAAGACAAGTAGGGCCAGTTAGTAACTCGGAAGCATAGCCTCTTCTGATCATCAGGTCATGGAGCTCATGTATGAGTTTGACTTCGCTCTCATCAGAAGCGATGTAAACAGATCCATTCTGACGAATGCTTATATCGAACTCCTTCTGAATAGATTGATAGATTTCGAGACTTCGTCTGCCAAAATCAAACCATTGCCCGCCCATACCGGAAGGGACGATCTGCCCGAAATTTCTGACTGTGGCTTGCTGGGGGTAGGCATCCTTTTCGAGTAGCAACACTTTTTTGTGTTGAAGAGCAGCATGGTATGCGTGAAAAGCACCAAGCACACCTGCACCTACCACGGCTACATCAAATGAGTTATCAGCCATAAAATTGTTATCCGGCAAGAAACAGACGGGAGATTATCGCAGTATTATTGGGGTGTTCTGTTGTGCTTAAGGTTTGAACTCAGTTGCTTTCAGTTTTGATAAAGTAAAGCACCAGCATCACCACTTTGCCTTTGCTTCGGTTGACCGGCATATGCGGCTTCGATGCATCGAAGTACAGCGAGTCTCCCTCTTCTAGCGTGATGACTTCATCGCCTATATGGTAATCGCACCTGCCATGAATCATGTATTTGAATTCAAATCCGTCAGTAGTGGTTGGTTTACTTTCTGATTTGGGTTGGACCGTGAGTAAATAGCTTTGCCAACGGCATCCGGGAAGCATCTGTGATAAGATAAAATTGTACTCAAACCCCATGCGACCTTCTTTTTTCATGGTGGAGTAGCTACTTTTCTTCAAGTGAATGAAATTCTTGTCGCCATGTAGGGAAGTCCCTTCAAAGAAATCACTGGGGTTTGTATTGAGCGCTTTCGCCAAATTCATAAAAACAGGAAGCGAGGGGATGGTTCTTCCATTCTCGATTTTAGAAAGCAGACTTTTGCTAAGGACCGTTCGCTTGCTTAAATCAGAAAGAGTGACTCCTTGCTGCTGCCGTATCTCCCTGATCTTTTTAGCGATGGCATCGGTCATCTCATGGTCAATCATAAGCCGTGTTTACCCTTTGTCAACTTTTTCGTCACATCAAAGTAAACGATGAACTATTAATCCAGCGTTAAGCAAAATTGATGTTATGGAAAGCCGATTCCCTATTTTTCAGATCAGCTTTATTCCATTGTTATAAAAGAAAAATACTTTATGCCTTTTTTAATGCGCATATAACGCTTTGCTAAAAACCACAATAAAGTGGTTCGCAAGTTTTGGGTTCACAAAGTTTAAACCCAAACTAAAATCGTATGCACATTTCTTTACTGCAAAGAGGAGAGAAGCTGAAATACAGATGCGGAATGTTTTTCCTGCTTCTGTTGCTGACAGCCGGCACCGTAATGGCCCAGGTGTCCGTTACCGGTGTTACTTCTAAAGTCACTTCCGGAAGAATAATTTCTTCGGAAGATAATGGCCCAATGCCCGGTGTGAACGTCCTGGTGAAGGGCAGCACCAATGGTACTGTTACTGATGCTAATGGAAATTTTCAAATCACAGGAGCGGGACCTAATGACATTATTGTCGTTTCCTTTGTTGGTTTTCTGACGCAGGAAATTCAAGTGGGCGATCGGTCTTCACTTGATTTGATTCTTGCTCCGGATGCGAAACAATTGCAAGAAGTAGTTGTAACGGCATTGGGCATCGAGAAGGATGCTGCTAAACTCGGATATGCCCAGCAAAAAGTACAGGGCGCTGATTTGACCAAAGCTCGGGAGCCTAACCCCATGAACTCACTCGTTGGAAAGGTTGCAGGTCTTACTGTTGGTGCCTCATCCGAAATGCTCGGACGTCCGCAACTGGTGCTCCGTGGAGAGACGAATCTGTTAATCGTAATCGATGGTGTTCCGGTAGTATCTGATACCTGGAATATTCCTTCAGACGACATCGAATCATACACCGTATTGAAAGGACCTAACGCAGCTGCTCTCTATGGATCGCGTGGGCAAAACGGTGCCATCATTATCACTACTAAAAAAGGAACGCGCGACAAGAGAGGATTCAGCGTAGACTTCAATTCAAGTACAATGGTTGACAAAGGCTTCCTGACGCTTCCTGATGTACAAAATGCTTACGGCCCCGGAGAATACAACTCATATAAATATGGCAATGACGTTTTTGGTCAGCAGGGCGGATATAATCAAAACGACTATGATGTTTGGGGACCGAAATTCAATGGTCAGTTAATACCGCAGTATGACAGCCCGGTCGATCCGAATACAGGTATCAGACAAGGAACACCCTGGGTTGCGAGAGGTGTTAATAATCTGCAGCGTTTTTTGCAGGCCGGCATTCTCTCTACAAACAATATTGCCCTGAGCACTTCGAATGATAAGTATGATCTAAGGGTTTCATATTCACATTCTTACCAACGCGGTATAGTTGAAACCACACAGCTCAATATTGCCAATTTCAATATTTCCAGTGGGTACAACATCACTCCAAAGTTGAGAGTAGAGACAAATATCAACTACAACCGTCAATACACTCCCAATTTTCCTGATGTCAACTATGGCCCCAATAGTATGATCTATAACATATCGATCTGGGGTGGCGCAGACTGGGACATCAATGATTTAAAGAACTACTGGCTGCCCGGACAAGTAGGAGTGATGGAGCGCAATTATGAATACTATCGTTACAACAATCCCTGGTTCATGGCGAAAGAATGGACTCGCGGACATTATAAAACTGATGTCTATGGATATGTGGCAGTGAAGTACACTATCAATCCGTGGTTGAAAGCTTCTGTTCGCACACAGATCACCACATGGGATATGTTTCGCAATGAAAAATTTCCTTATGGTGCTACGGTATATGGACGCGAACAGCGCCAGGGCGACTATCGCGAAGACCGTAGGAGCCTGTTTGAAAATAATACGGATGTGTTGCTGAGCATTAACAAGGACATCAATGCCGATTTCAATATCAGTGGTGTGGTAGGCGGAAATCTGCGCACGTACACTTTTAATTCGATGTATGGTACAACCAACTACTTGAATGTTCCGCAAGTGTATAATTTTGGTAACTCCAAAAACCCGGTATCGATCTGGAATTTTACTGCTCCAATGCAGGTAGGAAGTGCATACTATTCTTTTGATTTCTCTTATAAGAATTTCATCACACTTTCAACTACCGGTCGCTTTGACAAGTTTTCTACATTCTATCCTGGATATAACACTGGTTTCTATCCATCAGTATCGGCTAGCACTGTGATCAGTGACTATGTGAAGTTGCCTGAGGTGATTTCCTTCCTGAAAGTGAGAGCGTCCTATGCTAATGTTAGAAATGCTTTCACTCAGTCTACTATTGGAGCAGCCTGGAGCGCCAGCGGTGCTGGTAATCCATTGCAATATGGATCAACATATTCTTCTGTCTATGATGGACCGATCTACAATAGCAATACTTACACGATTACCAAGCCATACAACAATACAGGTACAGCCTACTATACTACGGTTCAGGCGAATACCAAACTTCAGCCCAGTTCAAACTCGTCTGTTGAAGGTGGGTTAGATATGAAATTTTTGGAGAACAGGATCAGTTTAGGAGTTACTTACTTCGATGCGATCAAAGGGCCAAGTATTGTTGCGGAGCAGTGGTCAGAAACGTCAGGATTTACAGGTGGGTTAATCAACGGTGTCAAGACTGAAAAGAAAGGCTGGGAGATTGCGTTGAGCGGAACAGCGGTGAAGTCAGGTGATATTACATGGACTACCGCAGTTAACTGGTCCACTTATGTAGAACGCTATAAAGAGTTTTACAATGGGTTGACATCTGTTAACGGAGGATTTCTCAATAACATAGAAGGGCGCAACGCTGATAATCGCATTAGCTACAAAATCGGTGATCGCGTTGACAATCTCTACGGCTTAAAATTCTTCCGTTCGCCTGATGGCCAGATCATACACGACAGCAACGGCCAGATACTTACAGACAATCGCAAAGCTCAATTACTTGGGCACTCCAATCCGGATTGGGTATGGTCATTCATTAATACAGTGTCATACAAGAATTTCTCTCTCAATTTCCAGTTTGATGGCCGTGTAGGCGGAGTTGGAATCGATTACTTGTACAAAAAATTGCTGCAAGGAGGTCGTGATATTTCAACGATCCAGGGAGCCTATGGTGAAGCGCGTCTTGCTGAGTTTAATCAGAATCCTAACAACGACCCCAACAACATTCCTAAGACCTACGTAGGACAAGGGGTGGTGGCATCCGGTCCGCTCGTACTTGACGGTGATGGCCACGCGACAAACCTCAACTCACTGACATACACTCCCAATACTGTTGCTAACTCGTTACAAGATTACATCAATCGGGAAACAGGTTTTGACGAGCGCACATTGATCGATAAGAGTTTTGCAAAATTGCGCCAGGTAACACTCACCTACAATTTGCCTCAGCAGTTCCTGAGGAGGTCAGGTATTCGCCAGGCCAGTGTTTCACTGGTAGGACGTAACCTGCTTTACTTCGCCAGCCGGAAAGACATTGACCTTGATCAATTCATCGGCACCAGTACTTCTTCGCAAGTCTTGCAATCGCCTACACTGCGCAGGTATGGTGTTAATATCAATCTTACATTCTAAAATGATTATGAATATGAAATCCTATAGAAATTTCATGGCGCTGACTCTCCTGGTTCTTCTGGGAAGTTGCCAGGACTATAACCAGTTAGTTCAAAACCCTAACCTGCCAACAAAAGCAGCGCCTTCGCTTATTCTCACAGGTGTTATCAATTCAATGAACGATGCCAATGCATGGAATGGCTTCCAGGGATCCATGGGCTCGAACCAATATTGGGTCAGTACTTATACTTATTACGGTTCGAACAACTACGATCAGGCGCCTTTCATGAATAATACCTTCACGTACTATGCGACACTCGAAAATATTGATCGCATGGAGGTTGAAGCGAAGAACCTTGGTATTGAAGGTGTCAATCCATACGGTGCGTTGGCTAAGTTTTTCAGAGCCTACTATTTCAACTTAATGTCCCAGAAGTTTGGCGACTTGCCAATGACTCAGGCATTGCAGGGAGGTGCAAATAAATCACCTGCATACGACACGCAAAAGGACGTGTATTTGCAAATCCTGAAATGGCTTGACGACTCGAATACTGAACTGAGCCAGTTAATTGCAAAAAATGATCAAACCCTTTCGGGAAGTATCTTCCTGGGCAATAGTCTTCCGGCCTGGCAAAAAGTAGTTAATTCTTTTGCTCTCCGGGTGCTGATCAGCTTAAGCAAAAAGAGCGCAGACGCTGACCTTAATATCAAGCAAAAGTTTGCAGCGATTGTTAACGATCCTGGCAAGTATCCCGTCATGACAGGAAATGCCGATAATCTCCAGTATACGTACAACAGTCAGTTCAATATCTATCCGAAGAATCCGGGAAACATCGGTCAGGTCATAGCGAGGGAAGTGGTTTCGGCTACATTTCTCAACCTGACCACATCGCTGAATGACCCGCGGACATTTATTTCGTCAACACCGGCTCCGCTTCAACTCTCAAATAAGATTATGAAGATTACTTCTGGTGGAACTACAACTGCAACAGTGACGACCAAACCGGCTCACTTCTTTAAATCAGGTCAGACACCGGATATCACTGGTGTTTCCGTTGGAGGTTATAACATCAATGGAGCGTCTATTCAAGTGACCAGTGATACAACCTTTACTTATGTTGTGCCTGCGGGCCTGGCAGATGTTCCACGTTTGCCCAAAGTGAAAGGCGCTGACGTTGCTGTCGGAGGTACACGGAAAGCTTTCACAAATATAACGGCTTATGTTGGCGCAAATCCTGGCGATGATATGAGTACGCTTGGAACCAACTCACAAGCAGGTAGCTATTCTTATGTCAGCGCTTTGCGTTACTACAGCACTTTCGATGGGTCGAAAGCTGAGCCTGCTATCATCATTGGTTATCCTGAATTGTGTTTCAATATAGCGGAAGGAATCAACCGAGGTTGGGCCTCCGGTGCTGCGGACACGTGGTATAACAAAGGAATTACTGCGTCAATGAATTTTCTCGGTATCACTGAGGGAGGAACTATTGCGGTAGGTGACTTTCAAATGAATACCTATGGAAATGTAACAACTTCCATTAGTGCGTACCTCGCTCAGCCTTCTGTGCAATACCAGGGAAACAATGCAGCCGGGTTGAACCAAATACTTACACAGAAGTATATCGCCTTCTGGCAAAACTCTAATTGGGAAGCGTTCTTCAATCAACGCAGAACAGGTGTGCCGACTTTTCTGACTGGATTAGGAACTGGAAACGGATCGAAAATTCCGACACGCTGGCAATACCCAATTGCAGAACAGGCGGCTAACCCCTCCAACTATCAGTCTGCAATTCAACGGCAGTACAGTAGCGTAGATGATCTGAACGGAATCATGTGGATTCTTCAGTAGGTAAAAGTGCCAGGGATTCCGGGTTAAACCGGAATCCTTTTTTAAACCAATAATTTTTTAACTATGAAACATATATTATTTAGTGTGGTGCTCGTGCTCTTAGCTTTCACCGCTTTTGCTCAGCGCAAAAACAAAACAGAAAATGTGATTCTGATTACGCTTGACGGGATGCGTTGGCAGGAAGTATTTGGAGGAGCCGAGCAGCGGCTCATTACCAAAAAATTTGTCGGTGATACAAGCAAGCTCGCTAAGACCTATTTACTGAACACTCCGGAACAGCGCAGAGAAAAACTCATGCCTTTCTTTTGGAATGTAATTGGTAAGCAAGGTCAGCTCTACGGAAATCGTAAGCTGGGCAACAAGGTGAATGTGACTAACAAAATGTGGTTCTCTTATCCCGGATACAACGAGATACTATCAGGTGCAGCCGATGATGCAAGGATTACGAGCAACGATGCAAATGACAATCCCAATAAAACTGTGCTTGAATTTATCAATGGACAAAAAGGATATGAAGGAAAGGTGGTGGCATTTACCTCGTGGGAAGCTTTTCCGGCTATCGTCAATTCTAAGCGGAGCGGTGTTTATGTCAATGGTGGTCTGACGAAGGCAACGAATCCAAACGAACGCGAAAAAATGATGAATGAGTTGATGTTCCAGCTTCCGGATGTGAGTGGTGAAACACGATTGGACGCATTTACTTTTAATTATGCCATGGAATATTTGCAGAGAAACAAACCGAAAGTGATGTACATCTCATTCGATGAAACGGATCACTTTGCACATGCAGGCATGTATGATCGTTACCTCGCGTCAGCTCACTATACCGATGGTTTCATCAAACAACTGTGGGATTGGCTTCAATCACAACCGGCATACAAGGACAAGACGACATTGATCATCACTACTGATCACGGTCGTGGTAATATAAGTATTGATGACTGGCGGCATCATGGTTCAAAGATGGCGGAATGTGATCAGATTTGGTTTGCATTTCTTGGACCAGATACAGAACCATTGGGTGAAATGAAAACAGAACAACAGCTTTATCAAAACCAGGTTGCAGCAATGCTCGCCAGGTTCCTGAACTTTGAATATACAAATGAGACTAAACCCGGTGAAACAATCTCTTCCGCGATCAAAAGCAAGTGATTTCTAATTTGAGAGATATCTCTCGTAATTGGTTTTGGTGATGATGCCCAATATGCCTCCATAAATACCACCGTTGTTTCCAATGTCCTCGACCAGTATTTCAATAGTGTTTGTACCCTTTTTTAAAAGATAAGATGGGATTGTGTACACGCGTTGTTCTCGGTAAGATTGACTTGGACCGTATGGCAAGTGATCATTGGTTTTTCCGATGAATTGGCCATTGAGGTAAACCTCATCAAAGTCATCTATTTTCCCGGCTAAGAAGAACAGTGGCTCTTTGGGAATGGGTGAGGTTATTGAAAATGTGCGCTTGTACCAACCGAAGCCATCGTACCCGGCATAGCCATTGTATTCCCACATACTGGGTACCATGAATTGTTTCCAATTGTTTTCGTTTTTGATGGGATCCCCTCTCTTACTTTTGGCAAATGACCAGATGCCTTGCAGGTCGATGAGGAGATATTTGTTGGTTTCGTACAGCCCCAATTTACCGTCTGCAATTCCGCCACCGAGTGCAGCATCAAACACACGAACAGCTATCGTATTTTCTCCCTGGTAGTTGATCAGGTCAGGAGGCAACTGGTATCTCCTTTCATTGTTGAAGGCGGTTCGATAGTGGGGGGGCATGGAGCCTGAAAACCCGACAAGTTTTCCATTGAAATAAACTTCGTCTGTATCATCGATGTAACCGACACCGAGGCAATAGTTCTTGTCTTTATCGAGGTTTCGTCCGTCAAATTTTCTGCGATACCAGGCAAATCCATCATAACCGTTGAAACCCTGATCCTCCCAATAAGCAGGTGCCTTTATGGCTGACCAACGGGAATCATCAAAATTCGAGGCGGACCAATCCGCCTGATCGCCAATGTGAAATTTCCAGCTGCCATCAAGATCGATTACCTGGCTAAAAAGGGGGGATGCTGACAGAAAAAAAATGGCGACTAGAAAACGCGGCATCAAATATCTTTTTACAAAAGTACGTAATTTCAAAAAAAGGTGAGCGACCCAACAACGGTCACTCTACCTTTTTCACATCATTAAAACCTAGTTGATCGAAGCAACAACCGAAGTATTGAGCGAGGTGTGCTCCAATTGGGCTTCAAATGTGTAGGGGTCTTTTGATTTGACCATTTTATAAGTTGCGGTCAGAGACGAGTCAATGAAACTGATTGAGACCCAGAAATCCTCAGACTGGACCTGACTGACATCATATCTTTTGAGAAAACCATTTTGAAAAACGTTCTTATCGATTACGTCAACGTAGTGCAAGCCTTTCTCATTGTAAAACTTTACTGATACGGATTGTTGATTTTCATGTACAAAGAGAACCTTGATCAAGCCGCGATCTTTGCTGGGTAATATCTTGACAGGTACATCTGTTTGAGCCTGGGTAGTGCAGAACACAGCCACCATTGCGATTACTAAGCCTGCGATTATTGCGAATTTCTTCATGACTATTTGTGGTTTAATTACAAGTACAAGTAACGCAGGTTGCCTGCCCCGGATGTCACTAGGCTGTAAACGTTTGTAACAAGTTGTCACGGCTTCTTTTATCGAAGCAAAAGATGAAACCGGCTAGAGCGAAATCCTATTACTGTATTTGTTTATAAGGGCAAAGTTGCGTGTATCTGTAATCATCGTATAGTCACTCTGATTCATTCTCTTTGAATTACCCGGATGGAGTTCTTCTATTCGAGACATGTAAACTGGTAGATACGAGACAAGTGATGTCGAGATTTCTATTTTTGAAACTAGAGGATCATCTTATAGCCAGCCCCATGTACCGTCAGGATGATTTTGGGATTGTTGGGGTTGACTTCAATTTTCTGCCTTAGTCTTGCAATGAAATTATCAACCGTTCGCGTGGTGATTTCTTCTTCGTATTGCCAGACATTCTCAAGTAAGTCGTAGCGGCTAACGACTTTATTCTTGTTCTTGCTCAGGTAGGAGAGGATCTCAAATTCTTTGTGAGACAGCTTTACTTCAATGCCATTTTCTTCTGACTGAAAGGAATTGAAATCAACTTTTAATCGCCCGATGGTGACTTTTGAATTTTCGTTTTGGCTTGCGCTCTGGCTTCTCCGCAGGATGGCCTTAACGCGAGCCAATAATTCCCGCACGCTGAATGGCTTGGTGATGTAATCATCTGCTCCTAACTCCAGTCCAACGATCTTGTCGATCTCTTCACCTTTGGCAGTTAGCAAGATAATAGGTGTGGTCACCCCGGCTGCGCGTGCGGACTTGCAGACATCGAAACCTGACAACTTCGGTAGCATCACATCAAGGATGATCAGGTCGTACTTTCCTGCCCTTATTTTTTTGAGACCATCGTCTCCATCTCCGCTGATGTCAACGGAATAGTTCTCCAATTCGAGGTTGTCTTTCAATCCCAATTGCATGGCGGGCTCGTCTTCAACAATCAGTATGCTGGCCATGGCCTATAGTTTGATAAGTGGAAAATACAATGTGAATGTAGTGCCTTCACCGAGAGTACTGGAAACGGTGACACTTCCCTGCTGGGCATCCATAAGCTGTTTTACCAATGATAAACCCAATCCCGTGCCCCGGGCTTTTGCCAGGTCACCGGTAGACACACGGTAAAACTTGTCAAATACATGCTTCTGATCTTCGCGGCTAATGCCGATGCCATAGTCCCTGACTTTGACGAGGCCCATGCCGTCTTCAGTCAATGCGGTGATCTCTATCTTCTTGCGGTCGGTGCTGTACTTGATCGCATTATCCAGGAGATTGACGATAATTTCCGTGAATGCTTCCTTATCGGCAAAGATCTTCTGACCTGAGGTACGATCATCAAAAGTGTACTCGAAGCATTTATTTTTTAAATGGAAATCATAAGTGGTCAGGATTCCCCGGATGGCTTCTGCCGATTCAAAAAATTCGGGATGAAGAACTTTTTTGTTGGCTTCCGTCTGGCTGAAGTTTAGAATTTTGTTAACTATCCCGGAAAGACGCTGTGTTTCCTTGCTGATGATATTGTAGTACTCACGTTTTTTATCTTCTGTTTTAACGCGGTCCATCTCCAATGTTTCTGCAAACATGCTGATCAGTGCCAGCGGAGTGCGGATTTCGTGAGAGACATTTGATACGAAGTCGGCTTTGTTTTGTGCGAGCTGCACTTCCTTTTTTACATTACGGAATACCAGCACCACAGCAACCATGAGAATAGCGTCAAGCGAAAGCAGTAGAATTAGATTCGTTCGTGTACGTTCTTTTACAATAAGCTGGATAGAATTCCCGATAGATTCAATTCCCAAGCTGTAATCCGGAAACAGCCAGAAATCTTTGGTCAAAGCAGCTGTATTCTCAATAATAGTGTGAGTCTCAGAAGTCATCGTGGAGTAAATCGTACTGCTTGTGCCCTTATGGATGACGGACAAGATGAATTGATCTTTGGCTACGTTTTGCAGACGCGGAGCAACGAGATCGCGAATAA
Proteins encoded in this window:
- a CDS encoding oxidase, producing the protein MADNSFDVAVVGAGVLGAFHAYHAALQHKKVLLLEKDAYPQQATVRNFGQIVPSGMGGQWFDFGRRSLEIYQSIQKEFDISIRQNGSVYIASDESEVKLIHELHDLMIRRGYASELLTGPTCLDKWPTLNSAYCKEGLFFPAELSAEPELMIHRLIRFLQEKFELLHYYPKMTVVSCDYTNEKVELITTGTEKFYADKVIICNGAEFKLLFPQLFSQSGIVVSKLQMMKTVPLKTVSLPGNILTGLTIRRYESFHDCPSFESLKTPDHLKELKKWGVHILFKQATDGSVIIGDSHEYAPAMQVEDLNFEINDYINQLILTEAERIVSFDLKQLSSSWAGYYPQHNEKDIIEIDIEDKVHIRTAIGGKGMTSSAGYAEASIQKILHL
- a CDS encoding transcriptional regulator, whose amino-acid sequence is MIDHEMTDAIAKKIREIRQQQGVTLSDLSKRTVLSKSLLSKIENGRTIPSLPVFMNLAKALNTNPSDFFEGTSLHGDKNFIHLKKSSYSTMKKEGRMGFEYNFILSQMLPGCRWQSYLLTVQPKSESKPTTTDGFEFKYMIHGRCDYHIGDEVITLEEGDSLYFDASKPHMPVNRSKGKVVMLVLYFIKTESN
- a CDS encoding SusC/RagA family TonB-linked outer membrane protein, which codes for MAQVSVTGVTSKVTSGRIISSEDNGPMPGVNVLVKGSTNGTVTDANGNFQITGAGPNDIIVVSFVGFLTQEIQVGDRSSLDLILAPDAKQLQEVVVTALGIEKDAAKLGYAQQKVQGADLTKAREPNPMNSLVGKVAGLTVGASSEMLGRPQLVLRGETNLLIVIDGVPVVSDTWNIPSDDIESYTVLKGPNAAALYGSRGQNGAIIITTKKGTRDKRGFSVDFNSSTMVDKGFLTLPDVQNAYGPGEYNSYKYGNDVFGQQGGYNQNDYDVWGPKFNGQLIPQYDSPVDPNTGIRQGTPWVARGVNNLQRFLQAGILSTNNIALSTSNDKYDLRVSYSHSYQRGIVETTQLNIANFNISSGYNITPKLRVETNINYNRQYTPNFPDVNYGPNSMIYNISIWGGADWDINDLKNYWLPGQVGVMERNYEYYRYNNPWFMAKEWTRGHYKTDVYGYVAVKYTINPWLKASVRTQITTWDMFRNEKFPYGATVYGREQRQGDYREDRRSLFENNTDVLLSINKDINADFNISGVVGGNLRTYTFNSMYGTTNYLNVPQVYNFGNSKNPVSIWNFTAPMQVGSAYYSFDFSYKNFITLSTTGRFDKFSTFYPGYNTGFYPSVSASTVISDYVKLPEVISFLKVRASYANVRNAFTQSTIGAAWSASGAGNPLQYGSTYSSVYDGPIYNSNTYTITKPYNNTGTAYYTTVQANTKLQPSSNSSVEGGLDMKFLENRISLGVTYFDAIKGPSIVAEQWSETSGFTGGLINGVKTEKKGWEIALSGTAVKSGDITWTTAVNWSTYVERYKEFYNGLTSVNGGFLNNIEGRNADNRISYKIGDRVDNLYGLKFFRSPDGQIIHDSNGQILTDNRKAQLLGHSNPDWVWSFINTVSYKNFSLNFQFDGRVGGVGIDYLYKKLLQGGRDISTIQGAYGEARLAEFNQNPNNDPNNIPKTYVGQGVVASGPLVLDGDGHATNLNSLTYTPNTVANSLQDYINRETGFDERTLIDKSFAKLRQVTLTYNLPQQFLRRSGIRQASVSLVGRNLLYFASRKDIDLDQFIGTSTSSQVLQSPTLRRYGVNINLTF
- a CDS encoding DNA-binding response regulator, which produces MASILIVEDEPAMQLGLKDNLELENYSVDISGDGDDGLKKIRAGKYDLIILDVMLPKLSGFDVCKSARAAGVTTPIILLTAKGEEIDKIVGLELGADDYITKPFSVRELLARVKAILRRSQSASQNENSKVTIGRLKVDFNSFQSEENGIEVKLSHKEFEILSYLSKNKNKVVSRYDLLENVWQYEEEITTRTVDNFIARLRQKIEVNPNNPKIILTVHGAGYKMIL